Below is a window of Micromonospora chersina DNA.
AGGTGCCCGGCGACGGTGTCGACGTCGGTGTGCTCCAGGTCGCAGACGACGGGTTCCGCTCCGGCGGCGCGCAGCGCGGCCGCGTGGTCGGGGTTGCGGATCAACCCGACGGCGGTGTCGCCGCGGCCGGCGAGTTCCCGCTCCAGCAGTTTGGCGATCTTCCCGTGGCCTCCGGCGATGACGACGCGCATGCCCTCAACCTAGTCGCGGGACGGGCCGCCCGCCGGGTCCCGCCGGTCGTGGGCGGTGCGGTGACGGCGGTCACCGCCGGTGCCGGTGGTCGCCGCGCGGCGGCGGGCGAGGCAGCATGGACACCGTGACCGAGACGTTCGACGCGTTGACCCGGCTGGTGGGCGCCGGGGACGTGGTGGTGCTCAGCGGCGCCGGCCTGTCCACCGAGTCGGGCATCCCGGACTACCGGGGGCCCTCCGGCGCGGCCCGCCGGCACACCCCGATGACCTACCAGGCGTTCACCCGCGACCCGCACGCCCGGCGGCGGTACTGGGCGCGCAGCCACCTGGGCTGGCGGATGATCGCCCGGGCCGCCCCGAACGACGGGCACCGGGCGGTGGCCCGGCTGCAGCGCGCCGGGCTGCTCGGCGGGATCATCACCCAGAACGTCGACGGCCTGCACACCGCCGCCGGCGCCACCGGGGTCATCGAGTTGCACGGCCGTCTCGACGAGGTGACCTGCCTGGACTGCGGCAACCTGACCTCCCGCGACGAGCTGCACCGGCGGCTCACCGAGGCGAACCCGGGGTTCGACGCGCGGGTCGCGCACGTCAACCCCGACGGCGACGTGGAGCTGCCCGACGAGGCGGTGTCCCGGTTCCGCACCGTCGACTGCGGCATCTGCGGCGCCGGCATGCTGAAGCCCGACGTGGTGTTCTTCGGTGAGACGGTGCCCGCGCCCCGGGTCGCCGACTGCTTCGCCCACGTCGAGCGGGCCCGGGCGCTGCTGGTGCTCGGCTCGTCCCTGACCGTCATGTCGGGGCGGCGGTTCGTGCTGCGCGCGGCGAAGCTCGGCATCCCCGTGGCCATCGTCAACCAGGGCCCCACCCGCGGCGACGGGTACGCCTCGCTCACCCTCGACGCGCCGCTGGGCGCGACCCTGACCGCCCTGGCCGACCGGGTCGCCGCCGGGCCGGTTCCCGCCGCCGCGGTGTGACCGACCCCGCGGCGGGGTACGACATGAGCCGGAAACATGGTCGCTGGTAGCGTTGACCATGCCGGTACCACCCACGTGGGAGAGACCGTCCGGGAACCACCCGGACGGCGCCGAAGGGGCAGATTCTCCCCGGAACCTCTCAGGCAAAAGGACCACGTGGGCAGGCGCTGTGGAGCGCGTCAGCGCGACTCAGGGGGAGGCCGACCCGTCGACCTCGCCCCCACAAGGAGCGCAGCGCATGACCGCAGAGCAGTTCGCCGACCGGCACATCGGCCCCGGCCCGGACGACGAGCGCCGGATGCTGGAGACCGTCGGGCACAGCTCCATCGACGAGCTGATGGACGCCGCGATCCCCGAGGTGATCCGCTGGCACGGCGCCCTGGACCTGCCCGCCCCGGCCACCGAGCGGGAGGCCATCGCCGAGCTGCGCGCCCTGGCCGCCCGCAACACCGTGGCCGTGTCGATGATCGGGCTGGGCTACCACGGCACGCACACCCCGGCGGTGATCCGCCGCAACGTGCTGGAGAACCCCGCCTGGTACACCGCGTACACGCCGTACCAGCCGGAGATCAGCCAGGGCCGCCTCGAGGCGCTGCTGAACTTCCAGACCATGGTCACCGACCTGACCGGGCTGGCCACCGCCAACGCCTCCATGCTCGACGAGGGCACCGCCGCGGCCGAGGCGATGACCCTCGCCCGCCGCGCCTCGAAGAGCAAGAGCCCGGTGTACGTGGTCGACGCCGACACCCTGCCGCAGACCATCGCCGTGATCGCCAGCCGCGCGGAGCCGCTCGGCATCGACGTGCGGGTCCTCGACGTCGAGCGCGACGAGCTGCCGGGCGAGTTCTTCGGCCTGCACCTGCAGTACCCGGGGGCGTCCGGGGCGGTCCGTGACCACAGCGGGCTCGTGGCGGCCGCGCACGCCGCCGGTGCCCTCGTGACGGTCGCCGCGGACCTGCTGGCGTTGACGCTGCTGCGCCCGCCCGGCGAGATCGGCGCCGACATCGCCGCCGGCACCACCCAGCGTTTCGGCGTGCCCATGGGCTTCGGCGGCCCGCACGCCGGCTACCTGGCCGTCCGCTCCGGGCTGGAGCGGATGCTGCCGGGCCGCCTCGTCGGGGTGTCCAAGGACGCCGACGGCAACCCCGCGTACCGGCTGGCGTTGCAGACCCGCGAGCAGCACATCCGCCGGGAGAAGGCGACCAGCAACATCTGCACCGCCCAGGTGCTGCTGGCCGTGATGGCCGGCATGTACGCCGTCTACCACGGCCCGGACGGGCTGCGGGCCATCGCCGCGCGTACCCACGAGGCGGCGGCGCGGCTCGCGGCCGGGCTGCGCGCCGGGGGCGTGCAGGTCGCGGACGTCGCGTTCTTCGACACCGTCACCGCCACCGTGCCGGGGCGGGCCGCCGAGGTGGTGGCCGCCGCCGCGGCGCGCAACGTGAACCTGCGGCTGGTCGACGCCGACCGGGTCGGCATCTCCTGCGACGAGACCACCACGGCCGCGCACCTGGCGGCCGTGTGGGCGGCGTTCGGGGTGGCCGGGGTCGACGGGGAGGTGGACGCTGACCTGCCGGCGGAGTTCCACCGCACCAGCGACTTCCTCACCCACCCGGTGTTCCGCACCCACCACTCGGAGACGGCGATGCTGCGCTACCTGCGCCGGCTGTCGGATTTCGACTACGCCCTGGACCGGGGCATGATCCCGCTCGGGTCGTGCACCATGAAGCTGAACGCCACCACCGAGATGGAGCCGGTGACCTGGCCGGAGTTCGCGCACCTGCACCCGTTCGCCCCGGCCGAGCAGACCGCCGGCTACCGGGAGCTGATCGCGCAGCTGGAGGGCTGGCTGGCCGAGGTCACCGGCTACGACGCGGTAAGTGTGCAGCCCAACGCCGGGTCGCAGGGTGAGCTGGCCGGGCTGCTGGCCATCCGGGCCTATCACCGGCAGCGCGGCGAGGGCCACCGCGACGTGTGCCTGATCCCGTCGTCGGCGCACGGCACCAACGCCGCCTCGGCGGTGATGGCCGGCATGCGGGTCGTCGTGGTCGGCTGCGACGCCGACGGCAACGTCGACCTGGTCGACCTCGACGCGAAGATCGACAAGCACCGGGACGCGCTCGCCGCGATCATGGTGACCTACCCGTCCACCCACGGGGTGTACGAGACGGGCATCGCGCAGCTGTGCGCGAAGGTGCACGACGCCGGCGGGCAGGTGTACGTCGACGGCGCGAACCTCAACGCGCTGGTCGGCTTCGCCAAGCCGGGCCGGTTCGGCGCGGACGTGTCGCACCTGAACCTGCACAAGACGTTCTGCATCCCGCACGGCGGCGGCGGCCCCGGCGTGGGCCCGGTGGCGGTGCGGGCGCACCTGGCGCCGTTCCTGCCCGGCGACCCGCTCGGCGCGCACGAGGACGGGCGGCCGGCGATCTCCGCGGCCAACCACGGGTCGGCGGGGATCCTGCCGATCCCGTGGGCGTACCTGCGGATGATGGGCGCCGAGGGGCTGGCCCGCGCCACCGGCGT
It encodes the following:
- a CDS encoding NAD-dependent protein deacetylase; amino-acid sequence: MDTVTETFDALTRLVGAGDVVVLSGAGLSTESGIPDYRGPSGAARRHTPMTYQAFTRDPHARRRYWARSHLGWRMIARAAPNDGHRAVARLQRAGLLGGIITQNVDGLHTAAGATGVIELHGRLDEVTCLDCGNLTSRDELHRRLTEANPGFDARVAHVNPDGDVELPDEAVSRFRTVDCGICGAGMLKPDVVFFGETVPAPRVADCFAHVERARALLVLGSSLTVMSGRRFVLRAAKLGIPVAIVNQGPTRGDGYASLTLDAPLGATLTALADRVAAGPVPAAAV
- the gcvP gene encoding aminomethyl-transferring glycine dehydrogenase; translation: MTAEQFADRHIGPGPDDERRMLETVGHSSIDELMDAAIPEVIRWHGALDLPAPATEREAIAELRALAARNTVAVSMIGLGYHGTHTPAVIRRNVLENPAWYTAYTPYQPEISQGRLEALLNFQTMVTDLTGLATANASMLDEGTAAAEAMTLARRASKSKSPVYVVDADTLPQTIAVIASRAEPLGIDVRVLDVERDELPGEFFGLHLQYPGASGAVRDHSGLVAAAHAAGALVTVAADLLALTLLRPPGEIGADIAAGTTQRFGVPMGFGGPHAGYLAVRSGLERMLPGRLVGVSKDADGNPAYRLALQTREQHIRREKATSNICTAQVLLAVMAGMYAVYHGPDGLRAIAARTHEAAARLAAGLRAGGVQVADVAFFDTVTATVPGRAAEVVAAAAARNVNLRLVDADRVGISCDETTTAAHLAAVWAAFGVAGVDGEVDADLPAEFHRTSDFLTHPVFRTHHSETAMLRYLRRLSDFDYALDRGMIPLGSCTMKLNATTEMEPVTWPEFAHLHPFAPAEQTAGYRELIAQLEGWLAEVTGYDAVSVQPNAGSQGELAGLLAIRAYHRQRGEGHRDVCLIPSSAHGTNAASAVMAGMRVVVVGCDADGNVDLVDLDAKIDKHRDALAAIMVTYPSTHGVYETGIAQLCAKVHDAGGQVYVDGANLNALVGFAKPGRFGADVSHLNLHKTFCIPHGGGGPGVGPVAVRAHLAPFLPGDPLGAHEDGRPAISAANHGSAGILPIPWAYLRMMGAEGLARATGVAVLAANYVAARLRQHYPVLYAGNKGLVAHECILDLRPLTKATGVTVDDVAKRLIDYGFHAPTMSFPVAGTLMVEPTESEDLAELDRFCDAMIAIREEIDKVGSGEWPAGDNPLANAPHTAAMVSGDEWPHPYPRSVGAYPAGIDRAGKYWPPVRRIDGAYGDRNLVCSCPAPEAFEN